Proteins encoded by one window of Arachis ipaensis cultivar K30076 chromosome B04, Araip1.1, whole genome shotgun sequence:
- the LOC107636486 gene encoding uncharacterized protein LOC107636486 produces the protein MPLYAKFMKELLTKKRSLKEGQMIVMTKECSAIIQKNLPKKRKDPGSFHIPCTIGNMRIERAFCVLGASISLMPLSLMRKLQIHELKPRKITLQMADKSLQQALGVVENVLVKVDKFFLPVDFVILDMEEDDNTPIILGRPFLATARALIDFEKGELMLRVHEEHIVFHVFKNLQDSTQEEECMKIDSIDPNLKEAPDETLPMHISSCWKGKKEVEVVQQAQRIEEKL, from the coding sequence ATGCCactatatgctaagttcatgaaagaattgttaacaaagaaaagatccttgaAAGAAGGACAAATGATTGTGAtgaccaaggaatgtagtgccatcatccaGAAAAATTTGCCAAAGAAGAGGAaggacccaggaagttttcatatcccctGCACAATAGGCAACATGAGGATTGAGAGAGCATTTTGTgttcttggtgcaagcataagtCTAATGCCTCTATCTTTGATGAGGAAGCTTCAAATTCATGAACTGAAACCCAGAAAGATAACCCTTCAAATGGCGGACAAATCCCTTCAGCAAGCACTTGGGGTTGTGGAGAATGTATTGGTAAAGGTGGACAAATTTTTCCTCCCAGTCGACTTCGTCATCCTAGACATGGAGGAAGATGacaacactcccatcatcctagGGAGGCCTTTTTTAGCTACTGCCAGGGCATTGatagattttgaaaaaggagaattgatGCTAAGGGTGCATGAAGAGCATATAGTGTTCCATGTCTTCAAGAATCTGCAAGATTCCACCCAAGAGGAAGAGTGTATGAAGATTGATTCCATAGATCCAAACTTGAAAGAGGCACCTGATGAGACACTCCCAATGCACATAAGCTCATGCTGGAAAGGAAAGAAAGAGGTAGAAGTGGTGCAACAAGCTCAAAGAATAGAGGAGAAGCTATAA